From Candidatus Hydrogenedentota bacterium, a single genomic window includes:
- a CDS encoding glycoside hydrolase, with product MERRTFIAGIGGGALSALLAESALAAPGLSESKTNVLSPFAERTVQRSSIRITLGETRIVMRGPMFPTMARLGGDTVVLHAQAVEEGGPLAAVRSEDLGATWRGVRVDIAGMALNTFRLANGRCVSIHYETQAIDGKPGWRSTKRWESTDNWSTVRGPLEDGRLFLPADRFKPDRPKWFHGNTVQLPNGDLVAAMQDFRTPSEFSTFVALSKDEGVNWEYLSDVGSLDTIDDPEGRTKTGWTLWGPCEPNLVHLGDGRMVCVMRLVNDDSSPLMGKPSETYRDLNYAVPGTGIYPGNVLSADAYYEPGPPSAPLVISYSQDFARTWTRPKPMRQARGCFPRMALSDGVLALTYGGLAYPRWGNCVVFSTDGGETWTDEINFAPNMTTGYTDVLAIGSRKFLCVFDCTPPQPWTNHAAHWVGALDVTVA from the coding sequence ATGGAACGTCGCACGTTCATCGCTGGAATAGGAGGAGGCGCCTTAAGCGCCTTGTTGGCCGAGTCGGCACTGGCCGCGCCTGGCCTCAGCGAAAGCAAAACAAACGTGCTTTCCCCATTTGCCGAGCGAACGGTGCAGCGTTCCTCGATCCGCATCACGCTGGGCGAGACACGTATCGTCATGCGAGGCCCGATGTTTCCGACAATGGCCCGACTGGGCGGGGATACCGTTGTACTTCACGCGCAGGCGGTTGAGGAAGGCGGGCCGCTTGCAGCGGTGCGCTCGGAAGACTTGGGGGCTACGTGGAGAGGAGTTCGCGTGGACATCGCGGGCATGGCCCTGAACACGTTTCGTCTGGCCAACGGCAGATGCGTTTCCATTCACTATGAAACCCAGGCTATCGACGGCAAACCCGGCTGGCGTTCGACAAAACGATGGGAATCCACGGACAATTGGAGCACTGTCCGTGGACCGCTGGAGGATGGACGCCTCTTTCTGCCTGCCGATCGCTTCAAGCCGGACAGGCCCAAGTGGTTTCACGGGAATACGGTTCAATTGCCCAACGGAGACTTGGTTGCCGCCATGCAAGACTTCCGCACCCCATCGGAGTTTTCGACGTTCGTGGCACTCTCCAAGGATGAAGGTGTCAATTGGGAATACCTTTCAGACGTGGGTAGCCTGGACACGATCGACGATCCCGAGGGGCGCACGAAGACCGGTTGGACCCTGTGGGGCCCGTGCGAGCCCAATCTGGTACACCTTGGCGACGGACGCATGGTGTGCGTGATGCGGCTAGTGAATGACGATAGCAGCCCTCTGATGGGCAAACCGTCGGAGACCTATCGCGACCTGAACTATGCCGTGCCCGGCACCGGCATCTATCCTGGTAATGTGTTGTCTGCGGACGCTTACTACGAGCCAGGCCCTCCGAGCGCGCCGCTTGTCATCTCCTACTCGCAGGACTTTGCCCGCACCTGGACGCGCCCAAAGCCCATGCGACAAGCTCGCGGGTGCTTTCCGAGGATGGCGCTTTCCGATGGCGTTCTGGCATTGACGTACGGTGGATTGGCATACCCGCGCTGGGGTAATTGCGTCGTGTTCAGCACGGACGGCGGCGAAACCTGGACCGATGAAATCAACTTCGCGCCGAATATGACCACCGGTTACACAGACGTTCTGGCAATAGGCTCCAGGAAGTTCCTGTGCGTATTCGATTGCACACCGCCACAACCGTGGACAAACCACGCGGCTCACTGGGTGGGCGCGCTGGACGTAACGGTTGCGTAA
- a CDS encoding sodium-translocating pyrophosphatase, protein MFNDLCRPPARSSVWKVLLGILALMAVLPTQMAAASEADLVMPDLASVTFMGFINGHMLLLLGLLICIGGVAFGLMQFFKIRNLQVHKSMLEISELIYETCKTYLFTQGKFLALLWLFIAAIIVVYFGFLQHFAPEKVVTIVVFSVIGILGSYGVAWFGIRINTFANSRTAFASLKGKPFPTMAIPLQAGMSIGMLLISVELVIMLCILLFIPSDWAGPCFIGFAIGESLGAAALRIAGGIFTKIADIGSDLMKIVFKIKEDDARNPGVIADCTGDNAGDSVGPTADGFETYGVTGVALITFILLAVPDLTTQVQLLVWIFVMRIGMIVTSAVSYYINDMWAKGKYGNADKFNFEIPLTTLVWLTSVVSIVMTYVLSFLLIKSVGDGSLWWKLATIITCGTIAGAIIPELVKVFTSTNSRHVREIVAASREGGASLNIISGFVAGNFSAYWMGLAIISLMGLAFGVSTTGLAGIMSAPAIFAFGLVAFGFLGMGPVTIAVDSYGPVTDNAQSVFELSTIETIPNIQEDIKKNFGFDVKFELGKEFLEENDGAGNTFKATAKPVLIGTAVVGATTLIFSIIEMLNKEFTAAVVAQGLSILNPVFLLGLITGGAVIYWFSGAATQAVATGAYKAVEFIKKNIKLEGGGEKASVEDSKKVVAICTQYAQMGMFNIFLGVFFSTLSFACLNHYFFIGYLISIAIFGLYQAIFMANAGGAWDNAKKLVETELKAKGTELHDATVVGDTVGDPFKDTSSVAMNPVIKFTTLFGLLAVELAIELTNTQRITAAVVFFLLSLVFVYRSFYSMRIPHMEKGK, encoded by the coding sequence ATGTTTAATGACTTATGCCGACCTCCGGCAAGGTCGTCCGTCTGGAAGGTCTTGCTGGGAATCTTGGCGCTCATGGCAGTACTGCCTACGCAAATGGCAGCGGCGAGTGAGGCCGATCTCGTGATGCCTGACCTGGCCAGCGTGACTTTCATGGGATTCATCAACGGGCACATGCTGCTCCTTCTTGGGCTGCTTATTTGCATCGGTGGTGTGGCATTCGGCTTGATGCAGTTTTTCAAGATCCGTAATTTGCAGGTTCACAAGTCGATGTTGGAGATCTCCGAGCTCATCTATGAGACCTGCAAGACCTACTTGTTCACCCAGGGCAAATTCTTGGCACTGCTCTGGCTGTTCATTGCGGCGATTATCGTCGTCTATTTCGGATTCCTGCAGCACTTTGCGCCCGAGAAGGTCGTGACCATCGTGGTCTTCAGCGTCATCGGTATTTTGGGAAGCTATGGCGTGGCATGGTTCGGTATCCGAATCAACACCTTCGCCAACTCACGCACCGCGTTCGCCAGTTTGAAGGGCAAGCCCTTCCCGACGATGGCGATTCCCCTTCAGGCCGGTATGAGCATCGGAATGCTCCTGATCTCGGTCGAGTTGGTGATCATGCTGTGCATCCTGCTGTTCATCCCCTCGGATTGGGCTGGCCCCTGCTTTATCGGGTTTGCTATTGGCGAATCGCTGGGCGCCGCCGCGCTGCGTATCGCGGGCGGTATCTTCACAAAAATCGCCGACATCGGTTCGGACCTCATGAAGATCGTCTTCAAGATTAAGGAAGACGATGCTCGTAACCCCGGCGTAATCGCGGACTGCACCGGCGACAACGCGGGCGACTCGGTCGGCCCGACGGCTGACGGTTTCGAGACCTACGGCGTAACGGGCGTGGCGTTGATTACTTTCATTCTGCTCGCCGTACCGGATCTGACCACGCAGGTCCAACTTCTGGTGTGGATCTTCGTGATGCGTATCGGCATGATCGTCACCAGTGCGGTTTCTTATTACATCAACGACATGTGGGCCAAGGGTAAGTACGGCAACGCCGACAAGTTCAACTTCGAGATTCCGCTGACTACGCTCGTCTGGCTTACCTCGGTAGTCTCCATTGTGATGACGTACGTGTTGTCCTTCCTGCTCATCAAGAGTGTCGGCGACGGTTCGCTGTGGTGGAAGCTGGCAACCATTATCACGTGCGGCACGATTGCCGGCGCAATCATCCCTGAACTGGTGAAGGTTTTTACATCCACAAACAGCCGTCACGTGCGTGAAATCGTCGCGGCGTCCCGCGAAGGCGGCGCGAGCTTGAATATCATCAGCGGTTTTGTGGCCGGTAACTTCAGCGCATACTGGATGGGCCTTGCCATCATTTCGCTGATGGGACTTGCTTTCGGCGTGAGCACGACCGGCCTTGCCGGAATCATGTCGGCGCCTGCCATCTTCGCATTCGGTCTTGTGGCCTTCGGTTTCCTGGGCATGGGCCCTGTCACCATCGCGGTCGACTCGTATGGTCCCGTTACGGACAACGCCCAGTCGGTGTTCGAACTCTCGACCATTGAGACGATTCCCAATATCCAGGAAGACATCAAGAAGAACTTCGGTTTCGATGTGAAATTCGAATTGGGCAAAGAGTTCCTCGAAGAAAACGACGGTGCGGGCAACACCTTCAAAGCGACGGCGAAGCCTGTTTTGATAGGTACGGCCGTTGTGGGCGCGACCACGCTTATCTTCTCGATCATCGAAATGCTCAACAAGGAATTCACGGCGGCAGTTGTGGCGCAGGGTCTGTCCATTCTGAACCCGGTGTTCCTGCTGGGCCTTATCACGGGCGGCGCGGTCATCTACTGGTTCTCCGGCGCGGCCACTCAGGCTGTTGCCACCGGCGCGTACAAGGCTGTTGAGTTCATCAAGAAGAACATCAAGCTCGAAGGCGGCGGTGAGAAAGCCTCGGTCGAGGATTCCAAGAAGGTCGTGGCCATCTGCACACAGTACGCGCAGATGGGCATGTTCAACATCTTCCTGGGCGTGTTCTTCTCCACGCTCAGCTTCGCGTGTCTGAACCACTACTTCTTCATCGGCTACCTGATCTCCATCGCGATCTTCGGGCTGTACCAGGCCATCTTCATGGCCAACGCCGGCGGCGCATGGGACAACGCCAAGAAGCTGGTGGAGACAGAGCTGAAGGCGAAGGGTACGGAACTCCACGACGCGACGGTCGTCGGCGACACGGTCGGCGATCCGTTCAAGGATACGTCCTCGGTGGCCATGAACCCCGTCATCAAGTTCACGACCTTGTTTGGCTTGCTGGCCGTAGAATTGGCCATTGAGCTGACTAACACGCAACGAATCACTGCGGCGGTAGTCTTCTTCCTCTTGTCGCTCGTCTTTGTCTATCGCTCCTTCTACAGCATGCGCATCCCGCACATGGAAAAGGGCAAATAA
- a CDS encoding beta-glucosidase gives MLAFPRDFLWGAATSAQQIEGAAQEDGRGKSIWDAFEQTPGRIWLGHTSKTACDHYHRYREDIDTMRRMGLRAYRFSLSWPRIFPAGIGSANQAGLDFYDRLVDALCEAGIVPHVTLFHWDLPYALHCRGGWLNRESADWFASYAEAAVARLSDRVSHWVTFNEPQIFVGMGYERGEHAPGLKLPFPELLRVGHHVLLAHGKATQTLRARSASKCSVGLAPHAVVCIPATDSPEDQRAAQDKMFRFEKKTCWSNTWWLDPIFFGSYPDDMLSLCERDMPDGFAHDLPTIHARPDFFGANLYAGSYVRAGDSVMPEDAPWPVNIPLNAFKMVVTPEAMYWGVKWFYERYRAPIVITENGASCTDWVSLDGGVHDPQRIDYTARYLRELARAMTEGAEVRGYFHWSLLDNFEWSEGYKERLGLVYVNFETQERIWKDSAYWYRHVIETNGESIFQLPNSIKGREDV, from the coding sequence ATGCTCGCATTTCCAAGAGATTTCCTGTGGGGCGCCGCCACATCGGCACAGCAAATCGAGGGGGCTGCGCAGGAGGACGGCAGAGGTAAGTCCATTTGGGACGCCTTTGAGCAAACGCCTGGCCGCATCTGGCTCGGGCACACGTCTAAGACCGCGTGCGACCATTATCACCGGTATCGCGAAGACATTGACACCATGCGCCGCATGGGACTGCGCGCATATCGCTTCAGTCTGTCGTGGCCGCGAATTTTCCCGGCAGGCATTGGAAGCGCAAACCAGGCGGGACTGGACTTCTATGATCGACTCGTAGATGCCTTGTGTGAGGCAGGTATTGTGCCTCACGTCACCCTTTTTCATTGGGACCTTCCGTACGCGCTTCATTGCCGGGGCGGTTGGCTCAACCGGGAAAGTGCCGACTGGTTCGCTTCTTACGCGGAAGCGGCAGTCGCGCGTCTTTCCGACCGCGTCTCCCACTGGGTAACGTTCAACGAGCCCCAGATTTTCGTCGGAATGGGGTATGAGCGAGGCGAGCATGCGCCTGGTTTGAAGTTGCCGTTTCCCGAGCTTCTCCGAGTGGGCCATCACGTGCTTTTGGCCCACGGAAAGGCTACGCAGACACTGCGCGCGCGCAGTGCGTCGAAGTGTTCCGTCGGCCTTGCGCCGCATGCAGTCGTGTGTATTCCTGCCACAGACTCTCCCGAGGACCAGCGTGCGGCGCAAGACAAGATGTTCCGCTTCGAAAAGAAAACGTGCTGGTCCAACACGTGGTGGCTTGATCCGATCTTCTTCGGCTCCTACCCCGACGACATGCTCTCGCTGTGCGAACGGGACATGCCCGATGGATTCGCGCATGACCTTCCAACTATCCATGCGCGCCCCGACTTTTTCGGTGCTAATCTCTATGCGGGAAGTTATGTCCGCGCGGGTGATTCGGTCATGCCCGAGGATGCGCCGTGGCCGGTGAACATTCCTCTCAACGCCTTCAAGATGGTAGTGACGCCCGAGGCCATGTATTGGGGCGTAAAGTGGTTCTATGAACGCTATCGTGCCCCAATCGTGATCACGGAAAACGGCGCGTCCTGCACGGACTGGGTGTCGCTGGATGGTGGCGTTCACGATCCCCAGCGCATCGACTACACGGCCCGCTACCTGCGCGAACTGGCCCGGGCCATGACCGAGGGAGCCGAAGTGCGCGGGTATTTTCATTGGAGCCTTCTCGACAATTTTGAGTGGTCAGAGGGTTACAAAGAACGGCTGGGACTTGTGTACGTCAATTTCGAAACTCAAGAACGTATCTGGAAAGATTCAGCGTACTGGTATCGGCACGTCATAGAGACTAACGGTGAGTCGATCTTCCAATTGCCAAATAGCATCAAGGGGAGAGAGGATGTATGA
- a CDS encoding metallophosphoesterase family protein yields the protein MHRTHSLLIEDSKPSAALLPQQVHPSYRKTDAELTPSRRGFLLSAAALGAGLFVPFRTYAADAQAAPAVASAPPQRVMLSISEDPAHCVSVVWRAQGQIEKPQVQIAPLTAAPLTDKDAIAFPASPQAPLTTATGELVYSYAHSIKGLNPATQYCYRVGDGTSWSEWNVFRTAEASAAPFKFLYLGDVQNDIRSMCTRAMRKAYQHAPDAALALFAGDLVTDGWDDNLWSEFAYATSVLSQTMPCLPTPGNHDTKTKTPMTYPYGAHPAYHAHFKLPENGPENTPGLKQEAYFVDYQGVRFISLNTNAFEDDAPQEVQKAQLRWFEKLLAENPNRWTIVTHHHPIYSVSEGRDNEYLRGLLRPLYDKYRVDLVLQGHDHAYGRTHKVAGDKIVGASDPGTVYVVSVSGPKQYEVGPKFGDLMAKTAGHMQLYQVVEVSSDRLAMDTFGIDGQRLDGFQLTKDASGMSTYSTT from the coding sequence ATGCACCGAACCCACTCTCTCCTCATCGAAGATTCTAAACCAAGCGCCGCCCTGTTGCCTCAGCAAGTCCACCCGTCGTACAGAAAGACCGATGCAGAACTTACCCCCTCGCGGCGTGGTTTTCTGTTGTCGGCGGCAGCCCTCGGCGCAGGTCTATTCGTGCCCTTCCGCACGTATGCCGCGGATGCTCAAGCCGCCCCTGCCGTAGCGAGCGCACCTCCGCAACGGGTCATGCTGTCCATCTCTGAAGACCCGGCCCATTGCGTGAGCGTAGTCTGGCGCGCACAAGGGCAAATCGAGAAACCACAGGTTCAAATCGCCCCGCTGACTGCGGCGCCCCTCACGGATAAAGATGCGATTGCATTTCCCGCGTCGCCGCAGGCGCCGCTAACCACTGCGACCGGCGAGCTGGTCTATTCCTATGCACACTCGATCAAAGGCCTCAATCCCGCCACCCAGTACTGCTATCGCGTTGGCGATGGGACTTCATGGAGCGAGTGGAATGTCTTCCGCACGGCGGAAGCGTCCGCCGCTCCGTTCAAGTTCCTCTACCTGGGCGACGTTCAGAATGACATTCGCTCCATGTGCACACGCGCAATGCGGAAGGCTTATCAACATGCGCCGGATGCGGCGCTGGCCTTGTTTGCGGGCGACTTGGTCACCGATGGATGGGACGACAACCTATGGAGCGAATTCGCGTACGCGACGTCGGTACTCTCCCAGACGATGCCGTGTTTGCCCACTCCCGGCAACCATGACACGAAGACCAAGACGCCGATGACCTACCCTTATGGTGCGCATCCCGCGTATCACGCGCATTTCAAGTTGCCGGAGAACGGACCCGAAAACACACCAGGACTTAAGCAAGAAGCCTATTTCGTGGACTATCAGGGGGTTCGCTTCATTTCGCTCAATACAAACGCTTTCGAGGACGATGCTCCGCAGGAAGTGCAGAAAGCCCAACTGAGATGGTTCGAGAAACTGCTGGCCGAGAACCCCAACCGTTGGACCATCGTGACGCACCATCACCCCATTTACTCGGTTAGCGAGGGCCGCGACAATGAGTATCTGCGCGGCCTGTTGCGTCCGCTCTATGACAAGTACCGGGTTGATCTCGTCCTTCAGGGACATGACCACGCCTACGGACGCACGCACAAGGTGGCGGGCGACAAGATTGTGGGAGCGTCCGATCCCGGCACTGTCTATGTCGTGTCTGTGTCCGGCCCGAAGCAATATGAGGTCGGCCCCAAATTCGGGGACTTGATGGCGAAAACCGCAGGTCACATGCAGCTCTATCAGGTTGTGGAGGTAAGCAGCGATCGCCTGGCTATGGACACCTTTGGTATTGACGGACAGCGGCTTGACGGTTTCCAACTCACCAAAGACGCGTCCGGGATGTCGACGTACTCGACGACGTAG
- a CDS encoding arylsulfatase gives MQSLSRRDFLKSTALSAVVAGGLAHAQEAPRRKPNVLLILTDDQGYGDLGCLGNPHLKTPNIDALYAQSTRLTQYHNCPVCAPTRASLMTGRYNYRTCAIDTYRGRAMMHPDEVTLAEMLVGAGYRTGIFGKWHLGDCFPMRAMDKGFQESLVIRGGGLMQPSDPPGSGGYFNPILSNNGSLEPHSGYCTDIFADAAIRFIESHANEPFFCYFPTNAPHTPLLVDDKYVAPYTAMGLPESIAKMYGMIANLDENVGRLLQTLDRLQIADNTIVVFMTDNGAQTGGEKDRFNAHMRGAKGTVYQGGIRVPCFIRYPKELTAGRDIDRVAAHIDIAPTLLDACDVHSPNTVKFDGKSLWALLTGSSTESGWQDRTLFFQWHRGDVPEPYNNCAVRTQQYKLVNGVELYDLSADPGEERDIASEHNEQVAQMRRDYEAWLQDVSSTRGYAPPRIVVGDPHANPVYLTLQDQRSGEAPAGPNGGFWSIEVTVKGNYAAKLVFSGEDVRDPPEPWEAHLVIGGVHVRQPLRDSKTDCEFRPISLPSGPASLRAWIESKGIPRTARYVDLSLIS, from the coding sequence TTGCAGAGCTTAAGCCGAAGAGATTTCCTCAAAAGTACTGCGCTATCCGCTGTAGTCGCGGGAGGGTTGGCGCATGCGCAAGAGGCGCCCCGCCGTAAGCCTAATGTCCTCCTGATACTCACTGATGACCAAGGTTATGGGGACTTGGGATGCCTGGGAAATCCGCACCTCAAGACTCCCAATATCGATGCCTTATACGCACAAAGCACGCGATTGACGCAATACCACAATTGCCCGGTGTGCGCTCCCACTCGAGCGAGCCTCATGACCGGCCGCTACAACTACCGCACCTGCGCCATCGACACGTATCGGGGCCGTGCCATGATGCATCCCGATGAGGTGACGCTCGCCGAAATGCTGGTTGGCGCGGGCTATCGCACGGGCATTTTTGGAAAATGGCACCTCGGCGATTGTTTCCCCATGCGCGCCATGGACAAAGGGTTTCAAGAATCGCTGGTGATTCGCGGCGGTGGGCTTATGCAGCCATCCGACCCGCCGGGGAGCGGAGGTTACTTCAACCCAATACTTTCTAACAATGGTTCCCTTGAGCCTCACAGCGGTTACTGCACTGATATATTCGCCGATGCGGCCATACGCTTCATCGAGTCCCATGCCAACGAGCCGTTCTTCTGCTACTTCCCCACAAATGCGCCCCATACGCCGCTGTTGGTGGATGACAAATACGTCGCACCCTATACGGCTATGGGGCTACCCGAATCCATAGCCAAGATGTACGGCATGATCGCGAATCTGGACGAGAATGTGGGCCGTCTATTGCAGACGCTGGACCGTCTTCAAATTGCCGACAACACGATTGTTGTTTTCATGACCGACAACGGCGCTCAGACCGGCGGAGAGAAGGATCGTTTCAATGCGCATATGCGAGGCGCCAAAGGCACAGTCTACCAAGGGGGAATCCGGGTGCCTTGCTTCATCCGCTATCCCAAAGAGCTCACGGCGGGCCGCGACATCGATCGCGTCGCGGCGCATATCGATATCGCTCCAACGCTCCTCGATGCCTGTGACGTCCATTCTCCCAACACGGTGAAGTTTGATGGCAAGAGTTTGTGGGCGTTGTTGACAGGTTCTTCAACCGAATCCGGCTGGCAGGACCGCACTCTGTTCTTTCAATGGCATCGCGGGGACGTGCCCGAACCCTACAACAACTGTGCCGTGCGCACTCAACAATACAAACTCGTGAACGGTGTCGAACTATACGACCTGAGTGCAGACCCTGGCGAAGAGCGCGATATTGCTTCCGAGCACAACGAACAAGTCGCCCAGATGCGGCGGGATTACGAGGCGTGGTTGCAGGATGTCTCGAGCACACGCGGATACGCGCCGCCACGAATTGTCGTGGGCGACCCTCACGCGAACCCCGTCTACCTGACGCTCCAAGACCAACGGTCGGGTGAAGCCCCCGCCGGTCCAAACGGCGGGTTCTGGAGTATTGAGGTAACAGTCAAGGGGAACTATGCCGCTAAGTTGGTGTTTTCAGGCGAAGATGTGAGGGACCCGCCGGAGCCGTGGGAGGCCCACCTTGTGATTGGCGGCGTACACGTTCGGCAGCCACTACGCGATTCGAAAACCGACTGTGAATTCCGGCCCATATCCCTTCCTTCTGGGCCGGCGAGTCTCCGAGCCTGGATTGAGTCAAAGGGGATTCCCCGTACCGCCCGTTACGTGGACCTAAGCCTGATTTCGTAG
- a CDS encoding CocE/NonD family hydrolase translates to MIGRILARLTMLVALCGIAAVSQAATITLSGTVTNQADSSPIADVTVGATRVSGLGSGQPGDSIPVESTVTTNSSGVYTFSISDSTPGLDRVLIFVYSTNWIAELYNGVQLASPIPTYSEVSAPGVVEVDFTHTVTGIDFALEASNNFSTHMIPMSDGTLLATDVYRPSGTGPWPTVLYRTTYNKNQDSVNEWPLWNARGYVVVSQDIRGTFASEDIFRAYRDDGYGDNKDGYETVQWILAQTWCNGKIGTIGGSARGISQNFLMASLPPGVICQHIGVAASDLYDQAMFAGGTFRKALAEDWMSGRGPEALAYLNTVVKAHPYPNDPFWDVMRPETRYDQVTWPTANVGGWYDIFLKGTIRNFQLLQNNGQPGSQGQHKLIIGPYGHGNPESTFAWPANSASPGMDSHNSFEWLDYWMKGIDTGVDDDPPVAYYVLGDVTQPSGPGNVWRYANTWPVPATTVSYYLHQGGALNMTRPTGSEATDVYQYDPTNPVPTLGGANLSISKGPYDQAALEARDDVVSFTTPVLQNYVEITGQVTVVLYASSSALDTDFTAKLCDVYPDGRSMIVCDGIVRARHRNTLNADELLTPGTPYEFTIDLWETCIAFNAGHRIRVDISSSNYPRFGVNTNTGEPFNQETHTVVATNTIYHDATRPSRLIVRMTGPDTNNNGVPDSADADGDGMLDEFEWTIINFSQVDAIQAIEDVAPNDDFDNDGYSNAVEFGNNTDPTLDLGALPLKPFVLVPFLAAFFAVAIIALTKRARRYA, encoded by the coding sequence ATGATTGGGCGAATTTTGGCGCGTCTTACTATGCTGGTTGCGCTGTGCGGGATTGCAGCGGTCTCGCAAGCGGCAACGATCACACTCTCCGGAACAGTTACCAATCAGGCTGACAGTTCTCCAATTGCCGACGTCACCGTTGGGGCGACGCGTGTGTCCGGCCTCGGAAGCGGCCAACCCGGCGACTCAATTCCCGTCGAGTCCACAGTCACCACCAACAGTTCCGGTGTATACACGTTTAGTATCAGCGACAGCACGCCCGGATTGGACCGCGTGCTCATATTCGTGTACTCGACGAATTGGATTGCCGAGTTGTACAACGGTGTCCAGCTTGCATCGCCTATACCTACTTACTCGGAAGTGAGCGCGCCCGGAGTTGTGGAAGTCGATTTCACCCACACAGTGACGGGGATCGACTTTGCACTGGAAGCAAGCAACAACTTCTCTACCCACATGATCCCCATGTCCGACGGGACGCTGCTCGCCACCGACGTGTACCGCCCAAGCGGCACCGGACCCTGGCCCACAGTGCTGTACCGTACAACCTATAACAAGAATCAGGACAGCGTGAACGAGTGGCCACTCTGGAACGCGCGCGGATATGTCGTTGTTTCGCAGGATATCCGGGGCACATTCGCATCGGAAGACATCTTCCGCGCGTATCGAGACGACGGCTACGGAGACAACAAGGACGGCTATGAAACGGTTCAATGGATTCTTGCCCAAACCTGGTGTAACGGCAAGATTGGCACAATCGGAGGATCGGCGCGCGGCATATCGCAAAACTTTCTCATGGCGAGCCTGCCTCCTGGAGTGATCTGCCAACATATCGGTGTGGCCGCTTCGGACTTGTATGATCAAGCCATGTTCGCGGGAGGTACGTTTCGCAAGGCTTTGGCTGAAGACTGGATGTCGGGCCGCGGTCCTGAGGCGCTTGCCTATCTCAACACGGTGGTGAAGGCTCATCCGTATCCCAACGATCCCTTCTGGGATGTGATGCGGCCGGAAACGAGGTACGATCAGGTTACGTGGCCGACGGCCAATGTGGGAGGGTGGTACGACATATTTCTTAAAGGCACGATTCGCAATTTTCAACTCCTGCAAAACAATGGACAGCCGGGTTCCCAGGGACAGCATAAGCTCATCATCGGACCCTATGGTCACGGCAATCCCGAAAGCACGTTCGCTTGGCCCGCCAATTCCGCTTCTCCGGGGATGGACAGTCACAACAGCTTCGAATGGCTGGATTACTGGATGAAAGGGATTGATACTGGCGTCGATGACGATCCCCCCGTCGCGTACTACGTGCTCGGCGACGTGACTCAGCCAAGCGGACCCGGCAATGTGTGGCGCTATGCAAATACGTGGCCGGTCCCCGCGACGACGGTCTCGTACTACCTGCATCAAGGGGGCGCACTGAACATGACTCGCCCCACGGGCAGCGAAGCGACCGATGTGTATCAGTATGACCCAACGAACCCCGTGCCCACCCTGGGCGGGGCAAATCTCTCTATATCCAAAGGTCCGTACGATCAAGCTGCGCTCGAAGCGCGAGATGACGTCGTCTCGTTCACAACACCCGTGCTTCAAAACTACGTGGAAATCACGGGACAGGTGACCGTCGTCCTGTACGCATCCAGTTCCGCGCTCGACACCGACTTCACGGCGAAGCTCTGCGACGTTTATCCGGATGGACGTTCGATGATCGTGTGTGACGGTATCGTTCGCGCGCGCCACCGCAACACGCTGAACGCCGATGAACTGCTCACGCCCGGCACGCCCTACGAGTTCACCATCGACTTGTGGGAAACCTGTATCGCGTTCAATGCGGGTCACCGGATTCGCGTCGACATATCGAGCAGCAACTACCCGCGATTTGGTGTCAATACGAACACGGGCGAACCGTTCAATCAAGAAACGCACACAGTCGTGGCCACGAATACTATCTATCACGATGCGACGCGGCCGTCGCGGCTCATCGTCCGCATGACGGGCCCCGATACGAACAACAACGGCGTTCCCGATTCGGCGGACGCCGACGGCGACGGTATGCTTGACGAGTTTGAGTGGACAATCATTAACTTCAGCCAGGTGGACGCGATACAGGCCATCGAAGATGTCGCGCCCAACGACGATTTCGACAACGACGGCTACTCCAACGCGGTGGAGTTCGGCAACAACACCGACCCAACGCTGGATTTGGGCGCGCTTCCTTTGAAGCCGTTTGTGCTTGTACCGTTTCTTGCGGCATTCTTTGCAGTGGCGATTATCGCGCTGACTAAACGGGCCCGAAGATACGCATAG